The window AATCCCAATTTATTAGTGCCGAATTGCATAGCAAGTTCTGAAATTTGTTACAAACAAAGCAAACAGAGCCATACATAGCTGCTGGAAGCAGAGCAAATCAAAGTTGATACATTACTGTTTTTGGTACACAATAAAAGATGATACATGCATTTCAGTTTAGTAGCAACCAAACTTTGTTTGTTTTCTTTTAAATTACAAGACTAGTAATTGTAAAGACAGCAACTCTTCTTGATCTTGATCTTGAGGATTGAGCAGGGCTTAATCTTGTTCCATGGGCATCTCGTATCGGCAGAGGGGACACATGTGGTTCCTCTCCAGGCACCGGACAACGCAATCTAGATGAAAGTAGTGCGTGCACGGCAACTGAGTGATGGGTACTTGTTGTTCAAAATCGTCCAAGCAAACAGCACAGGATGGCGAGCGTGCGATAACATCACTGTCGAGTGTGACTTGCACCAAGGCCTGGATGAAGGATCTGCTTGCTGGAATCCAGTTAAGCCTAGTCGGAACCAGTGAATCCTCTCTGTCGATGATAGTGGCGTCAAGCACAGACACTAGGAGAGGGATCTCGGGGTTGACGACATCCTCCATCGCCTGAAACAGCGTGTGAACACAAGCAAGATGTTCATCTTTGGGCACACCCAATTGCGAGAGCTTGTTAGTGATGAAGGTTTCAAAGCTCCTGTTTCTGTCGTAGTTGTCGGATAACTGCTTCTTGAAATTAGAAAACTTTACCCAGAGATCTCCTCGGGCGACATTTTCAATGGATTCAATCATATTCGGATTGGTTTGGCGACACCTGCAGAGTTGGATTCTAATCGGAAAGGTGTCCTTCTCCAAAGACCCTCTCAGTTCCACCGTCTCCTGTTGCGACGCAGAGTGATAATAAGTGAAGTACGCCATGAACGATCGCTTCCGGATCTGTATCGAGGTTTGAAGAACAAGAACGATCGCTTCCGGATCTGTATCGAGGCTTTGAAGAACAACCCTAATCCCTATAGTACGAGGATTTGGATCTGTGTATCGAGGCTTTGCCTCCCTGTGTATGTATATATATAAGGAACAACCCTAATCCCTCAAGGACAAGGATTTGGTCATTTGGAAATGACCCAGAGTCCGAACTCAACAAGGATTAGGAAAGTCAAAGGAATCCGGAACTGAAACTGAAACTGAAACAGATATAGATGACAGCTGCCACAGTGTTGTTTCCCCTTTTAGTACGAGGACCCGACCCGGCCCGTCCCTTATGTCTCTCAAAACAAGCCACGTGTATTTTTCATAAAAAGATAAATGAAAAAATAAAAATCAGTTCACAACTCATAATTACCACTAACAAGTTTGCATTTTATCATTCACACCGGCTAGTATGAGATCATTTTTCATTCATTTTAACTAACAAAATCAAAATCTGTTAACTAATAAATTACAAAAAAGACAAACTACAAACCCTCTCTACCTCAACCGACCTAAGCGGTCAGTACCTTCTATATGATATCAGCCAC of the Fragaria vesca subsp. vesca linkage group LG6, FraVesHawaii_1.0, whole genome shotgun sequence genome contains:
- the LOC101305101 gene encoding uncharacterized protein LOC101305101, whose translation is MAYFTYYHSASQQETVELRGSLEKDTFPIRIQLCRCRQTNPNMIESIENVARGDLWVKFSNFKKQLSDNYDRNRSFETFITNKLSQLGVPKDEHLACVHTLFQAMEDVVNPEIPLLVSVLDATIIDREDSLVPTRLNWIPASRSFIQALVQVTLDSDVIARSPSCAVCLDDFEQQVPITQLPCTHYFHLDCVVRCLERNHMCPLCRYEMPMEQD